A stretch of DNA from Streptococcus sp. NPS 308:
ACGTTCAAAGACAGGAATCACGCTACCACGGCTACCAAGAACATTTCCAAAACGAACTGCACAGTAGGTTGATTTGCTACGTTGGTTAAAGCCAGTGACAATCAATTCTGCCACGCGCTTGGTTGCCCCCATAACATTGGGTGGATTGACCGCCTTGTCAGTCGAAATCATGACCATCTTAGGTACTTTGGCCTCATCCACAGCATTGGCAACATTGTAGGTTCCGAGGATATTGTTTTTGAAGGCTTCTTTTGGATTGCGCTCCATCATCGGAACGTGCTTGTGGGCAGCAGCATGGTAGACAATGGCTGGCTTGTACTGCTCAAACACTTGTAAGAGACGGTCATAATCCTGAATATCTGCAATGACAGGAACATAATCAATCCCTTGGAATGTACGGATCAATTCATGATAAACGAGGTAGATGGAGTTTTCGCCATGCCCCAGCAAGATGACACGCTCTGGATTGAAGCGGCTAACCTGACGACAAATCTCCGAACCAATCGAACCACCAGCTCCTGTCACCAAGATAGTCTTGCCTGTCAGTTCTGAACCCAGACGGGACTCATCCAGACGTATTTCCTGGCGTCCTAAAAGGTCTGTAATATCAATTTTCTGGAAGCCGCTGCCTCCACCCGGTTGGTGAAGTCCTTGCACAACTGTCTCAACCTTAGGCATCTTGTAACATTTAACGCCTAGCTTATTACACATCTGCAAGATGCGTTCGTACTCTGAAGGGTCAAGTGAAGGAATCGCTACGATGACACGCTCGATTTGGTGACGTTTAGCCAATTCAGGCAGATTGTCATAGGAACCCAAAACTGGGATGCCACCTAGTTTTTGTCCCTTTTTCTTTTCATCATTATCCAAAATTCCCACTAGTTCAAGCTCGCTAGTTGGATGTTGGTAGCTGTTCATAAAGAGGGCACCACCATCACCAGCACCAATCAAGAAGGTCCGACGGTGTTCTCCATCTCCACTACCTTTTTTACGTTTGGAGTAAATCAATTGCCAAGTGATACGAGGAAGCAAGATGAGGAAGGTACTCAACAAGATGAAGAGCACGATGAAACGGATAGAAAACAATGGAAGAAAGGCATAGCAGATTCCATAGGAAAGAACACTACTAAATGTTACTCCAAAAAAGATTTTCATGAAATCCGTAATCTTACTGTAGCGGCTAATACTAGCATTCAGCCCCCAAAAAGCAATCATGATTTGATAGAAGAAGAAGGCTAAAAGAGTGTAGATCACGTAGTCCACAGGCGCAGGATTTATTAGGCCATAAAACAAGATATAAGATACGATGATGGAAACCACCATACTCAGAATGTCGAATATCCCCCAAAACACCTGTTTTTGTTGTTTATTCAAAATTTCAACCAGATCAATAACATAATCTGCTAGTTTTTTATTCATCGAAGTTTACTCCCCCTTAAAAGAGTCGGATAAAGCTGTTTTCATCATAATATGCCTCGTTTCATCATACTCAATCCGAGGCTTATTTGCTTTTTCTTAGAAGTTTGACAAAGATAAACTGACGTACAAAGCCTGGGCAGAGTGCAACGATTGCTTGAATGGCAATGCTTTTTGCATATTCCATGTAGGAAATTTGCCCTCTCTCAAGCATGCGCTGACGAGCCTGGCGATAGAGTTTGAGGTAGCGCAAACCACCACGACGTTCAAACATCCCTGCTCCGACACGAACCTGACACAAGATCTGATCCAGATTTCCAATCTTAGCTCCTGCGGCAATCATATTGAGCCAGAGGAGATCATCCTCCATGTAAAGGCCATCTTCATAGTTACCCGCCTTGAGGACCATGTCCTTTTTGAACATCACTGTCATATGGTTGAAGGCACTTCTCATTCTTTGGTAAGCCACAATGTCTGCATGCCGAGTTGGGACACGACGGTAAGAAACAATCTCGTCAGGATTGTCAATAAATTCTGCAATATGTCCACCTAAGAGATCCAGATTTTCCTGTTCCATTAGTTGGACTTGCTTTTCAAAGCGGTCAGGTACTGCTATATCATCTGTATCCATACGAGCGATGATATCGTACTGACACTGTAAAACACCGTATCGAAGAGCCAAGCCTAAACCTTGATTTTCTTCTAAGGGGCAACGCTTAACTGGAATTTCTGACTGAGCTTCCACTTCATCTAGCACCTGATAGAGTTCTGGTGTGAGAGGCCCATCCTCTACGAGAACAAGCTCACTCGGTTTTAAGGTCTGGTTTTGAACACTTTTGATGGCATCTCTCAAAAATGTCGGATTTTCCTTTACATAGACCGACATCAAGACGCTAATTTTTTGCTTTTCAGACACAGTTTTTCTCCAATATATAGATTTCCTTCCACTATTTTATCACAAAATTTCCTAGTTTCCTATTTTTATATCAAATCAAGAAAAATTCTAGTAAAGAAATCTGTCTTCTTTCTGTATATTTTCAGTTAAATCTTTCCAGCTTTCCTCCCAGTCTTTACTTGACATTATGTAGAAAAAACCTTAAAATAAGCTGTTATTAAAGTCGTCTTATCGAGGTTTTCATGAAAAAACAATCACTCTTTTTTGTTCTTGGAATTGTCTTAATCGGGACTGTTTTACGCTCTCCTTTTACTGCTCTTCCAACCATTTTAGGAGACATTGCTCAGGGACTAGGAGTTGAGGTCAGTTCTCTTGGGATTTTAACCAGTCTCCCTCTCTTGATGTTCGCCCTTCTCTCTACTTTTACGAGTCGCTTGGCGCAAAAGATTGGGCTAGAGCATCTCTTTACTTACTGTCTTCTTCTCTTAACTATTGGCTCTGTCATTCGGATTTTCAATCTTCCCCTTCTCTATCTAGGAACTCTAATCATCGGAGCGAGCATCGCTATTTTTAATGTTCTTCTCCCAAGTATGATTCAGGCAAATCAGCCTCAAAAGATTAGTTTCCTAACAACTCTCTATGTCACTGCTATGGGAATTTCGACAGCCATCGCTTCTTATCTTTCGGTCCCTATCACCCAAGCTAGTTCTTGGAAGGGACTCATCCTCGTTCTCAGCTTTCTCTGTCTGGTCACTCTGCTAGTCTGGTTTCCAAATCATCGCCACAACCACTATCTAGAAGGACAAAAAGAAAATCAAGTCAAAGAGAATATTCTAAAAAGTAAAGATGTCTGGGCTATCATTATCTTTGGCGGGCTTCAGTCCTTGCTCTTTTATACAAGTATGACCTGGTTGCCAACTATGGCTGTTAGCGCTGGTATTTCTAATAGTGATGCTGCTCTTCTGGCTTCTATCTTCTCGCTGATCAGCATTCCTTTTTCGATGACCGTTCCAAGTCTGACTACTCGTCTGTCAGATGGTCATCGTCGAATCATGCTGGCAATTATCTCTATCGCTGGGATGATAGGAATTGCTATGCTGTTGTATCCAGCCAATAATTTCCTCTACTGGTTAGTCGTCCATCTCTTGATTGGGACTGCCTGCAGTGCTCTCTTTCCCTACCTCATGGTTTGCTTCTCTCTTAAGACCAGCTCGCCTGAAAAGACTGCGCAACTCTCAGGTCTAGCGCAAACAGGGGGCTACATCTTAGCTGCTTTTGGTCCTACCTTGTTTGGTTATAGTTTTGACATGTTCCAATCTTGGGTCCCTGCTGTTTTGGCCCTCCTCATCATTGACATCATCATGACGATCTCCCTCTTTATGGTGGATCGGGCTGATAAGATTCTTTAAACTTCTAGTTTTTACTAGGAGTTTTTTATATGTAAAATTTTTACACATATCTCTTGACAGGGCTTTCATATTGAGATACAATATATTTGAAAAGAGTATATATAAAATTTTTATATAATATAAAGGAGGTTTCCCATGTACTTCCCAACATCCTCTGCCTTGATCGAGTTTCTCATCTTGGCTGTACTGGAGCAGGGGGATTCTTATGGTTATGAGATTAGTCAAACCATTAAGCTCATCGCCAATATCAAAGAATCTACGCTCTATCCTATTCTCAAAAAATTGGAAGCCAGTGGCTTTCTGACCACCTACTCTAGAGAGTTTCAGGGGCGTATGCGCAAATACTACTCCTTGACCAATCGGGGCGTAGAGCAGCTCGTTACTCTAAAGGAAGAGTGGACGCTCTATACCGAAACCGTCAACGGCATCATAGAAGGGAGTATCCGCCATGACAAGAACTGACTATCTGACTCAGTTAGAAACCTATCTCCATAAACTACCTGAAGCTGACCGCATCGAAGCTATGGACTACTTTAAGGAACTATTTGACGATGCCGGTTCAGAGGGTGAAGAGGAGCTCATCGCCAGTCTGGGAACACCAAAAGAAGCGGCTCATGATGTTTTATCTAACCTCCTCGACAAAAAGGTCAATGAAGCTCCTGCTCAAAAGAATGACCGCCAACTGCTACACATTGCCCTACTTGCCTTACTAGCAGCCCCTATCGGAATTCCTGTCGGAATTGCAATTATCTTAACCATTATCGGGCTTTTTATCGCAGCCGCCTCCGTCATTCTAGCCTTCTTTACCGTCTCTGTGACGGGTATCCTGCTAGGTGGACTCTTTATCATAGAGAGCTTTAGTGTTCTGGTCGAAGCCAAATCTGCCTTTATTTTGATTTTCGGAGCCGGTTTGCTTGCTATCGGTGCTTCTTCTCTTGTTCTACTAGGCATCTCCTATGTAGCTCGTTTCTTTGGGCTCCTGGTCGTCCGCTTGGTGCAATGGATTCTTAAAAAAGGAAAGAGAGGTGACAGACATGCGTAAATTGACAAAAGGATTTCTCATCTTTGGTGTGGTTTCTACAATCCTTGGTTTTATCATGATCATTGTAGGCGCCCAGTCCAATGGTATTCAAAGTTTGCTTGCCATGTCAAAAGACCCCGTCTATGACAGTCGTATCGAAGAAGTGACCTTTGGAAGCGAAGTGGAAAAACTTGATTTGACCCTTGAAGAACATAGCCTAACCATCACAGAGTCTGTAGATGACAAGATCCATATCAGCTATCATCCTTCCGTATCTGGTCGTCACGATCTGACTACTGGCATGAGTGACAAAACGCTGACCGTCACTGATAAACAAGCCTCCCAACATCGCTTTCTAGGTTCAGGGATCGAAGGCCTACTTCGTATTGCCAGCAGTTATTCTCATCGTTTTGACGAAGTCGTTCTCTCCCTACCCAAAGGAAGAAAGCTGCAAGCTATCACCGTCTCAGCTAATCGTGGACAAACTAATATTCGTCAAGCCAATCTTGAAAATGCGACAATTAAAACAAAAGGCTATCTCTTAAGACTAACAGAAAGTTCTATCAAGAACAGCACACTAACGACACCCCATATCATCAATATCTTTGATACCGAATTGACAGATAGTCAGGTCAAGACGGAGGGGGGACACATCTATGCTGAAAATATTCAGGTTCACGGTAAGGTTGAGCTAGAGGCCCATTCCACTCTAACACTCATTCTCTCCCAGAAAGAGACCGACCGTATCAATCTAGAAATTTCTTCTCAGCATGGTGGTATCTATCGTCAACCCAAAGAAGAACATCGTGGACAAAAAGAGAATGTACTTGCCAACCCTTATAAAACCGAAAAAGCCGATGTCAAGGACCTACTCATTGCAAAAGCCAACCAAGATATCTACCTACCAAAAGAGGAGCACTCTGCTCCATCTAGAAACCATTGACAAAAACGCTTTCATCTGCTAATCTAAAAATAGAAAACGACCATTAAAAAGGAGGTTCCACCATGACACAAGAATGGTTTGAAAGCGCCGATCTTGAGAAGAAATCAGCTCAGACGAAATCGGAAATCCAGCCCGACCAACCAGAGACTTCGGATACTGTAGAGACCGAACCACAAGCAAGCCAAGAAACTCCTATCTCACCTAAAGAGTCGGAAACGCATGAGGAGGAAGCTCCCGAAACGATAGAAGAAACCCAAACCGAGGAAGAGGGAGAAGGGAAAGCTGAAGAGGAACACAAGCAAGAAAAACCTGCAAAAGAAAAAAGCATCCTCAGCAAGGCTTTAGAAAGTCCCTATATCCCAGACATTGACCCCCGCAAAACTGCTCGATTCAAAGAAGAAATCGCACTATTTTGGACTTGGCTGCTGGACGCTATCCAAGAACCAACTACCAGCAAGAATACGGACCAAAAGCATCGTTATAGTGTCTTTGCCCTACTCACCTTGCTGTCGTCAATCAACCTTTTCTTTAGTATCTATCATATCAAGCACCTCTACTATGGCTATATGGCCTCTATTGCCAATAGTTTACCTAACCAGCTCCCACCTTTAAATCTCTTTGCTGGACTCTCCATCTTGGTCGCTAGCGCTCTATTTTACTTTTCCATCATTCTGGGAGGCTTTACTGTCCGACGTGTGCTGGATCAGGAGAGTGACTTCACATTCCAAGAAGCCTTTGATCGGTATAGCAGACTCTTTGCTATCCCGCTTGTCCTCACAGCTCTAGCAAGTTTCTTTGCACTCTTTGGTGGCTTGCGATTCGCTGGCATCCTCACTCTTCTAAGTATGGCCATCTTTGCTCTTGGCAATCTCTTTGTGATTAGCAAGCCAAGTAAGACCAGTAGCCTGGACCCATTTTATCGATTCTTGCTAGCTGTCTTACTTGATGGCGCTATTCTCTTGCCCTTCTTCATTGCAGAGCTCGCGCTGACAGTGGACTACCTTCGCATCCTGACATTCTTTTAACCAAAATCCCTGCCATTTATTAATGACAGGGATTTTTATGCTTACTCTTTTTTGAACAATGTCTACTTGATAGTTGCCAATCCTTCAAAGTCTTGTCCTAGGATGGCTTGTACTTCTAATTGATTAGCATCTATTTGCTGGTAAAATGCTTTTGGTAGTGACTCTAGGAATTTTTCATAATCCAAGCGGACAATGGCTTCATAATCTTCTGCTTTTGAGCCATCACCAGAAATCTTCACTAGGTCAATCTCCCAAACAAGCTCCTTGCCTGCTAGCTGCTCGGTATAGGGTGCTGGTACAAAGGGTTCCTTTGGCAAAATCGTCTTGACTCCCTGGGCTAGGTGGTAGATACCGTGCACCTTGCCTTGGGCGTCTGGGTAAAATTTCACACTGGCAAGGTAGGCATCAGAGCCTTGAACCTTCTTGACTAGCTCTTCAAAACGTGCCAATCCATCCTCAACCAAAAAGCTCTCGAGGTATTCCTTGTTAAGATAGATAGGGGCCAAGAGCCCTTGGCAATAGACTAGACGAGCTGCTTTGTCAGCTAGATAATTCTGAACTATTTGTCGGAAATAAGCTTCAAAGTCAAAGTCTTCTAGCCCTTCTACCGCTTCCCCCAACTTGTTTGATAGGGCTTGGAGGAGAGCTTCTACAATCTCCCAATCCTCTCTAGTAAGGAAGTCTGGAATCACCACTTGATAGCCTTTTCGACTATCCGCATAGTTGATTTTGAAAAGAAATTGCGACTGGCCTACAATCCCACACTCCATGTATTCGAGACGATTGAGGGGCTGACGGAGATAGACTGCATCATAACTATGCGACTCCAAGCCCTCCACCAAGGCCAAGATGGACTTGGCAGTCAAGACCTCCTGTTGTCCTAGAATACTATCTTTATTTGGGATAAAAAATGTTTTCGCCATAACTGGTCTCCTTTGAAATCGTTTACATACAGTATAACCTATTTTCCTGAAAGATACAGAAACAAACTTTAGTTTTTTAGATAAAAAGCATAGAAAAACAGCCCCTGAAAATTGCTTGACATTCAGCAGACTAAAAGTAATCGGTATTCACACACCCCAGAAATGCAATAAAGACGACCAAAGGAATCGTCTTTATTTAAGGTAAGTATTTCTTTATAATCTTATATATCTTTTTATGATTGTAGATCTTTTTAATTTGCTTATCAATTTAATTGCCTATATGTTCCTTCTTAGCATCATTTCTTCGTATAGGATTTATTTTCATAAAATCTTGCTAATTAAAGTCACAAAATCAATACATATTCTGAGAATATATTTGAACTTCATAAAAAGGCAATGAATAAACTTCTAAGAAAGCAAGACTCATTCTGAGCTCTTCTTACTTTTATCCTGCTGCGTCAGCTCCTGATTATAGGACAAGGCTAGACCAATCCAGTAAGACAGTTCTTTTTGTGCTTCACCATCTAAATCAATATAGCCATGATAAAGCCTACCCTTCATTAAAGTCACGCTAGCACCATTTTTAGACAGGACCTGCTTTTCCATTTCCTTACCAATGCGTACCATGACGAGCTCTTGACTTCTCGAACTAACAGTAACGGCCATCTTACCACGGACCATAAAAGCCAAACCACCAAACATCTTCTTCTCTTCCACCTCTTCTTCAAAAACATGAGGAGGAAGTTCAGTAGCTAAAATGGCACGGACTTGCTGGGCTAAGGATTCACTATAAGCCATCCTTCTACCTCATTTCATCACATCCCAGCCGATACCAAAGCGGTCAATCAAGCGACCATAAAACTCTGCGAAAGCTTGTTCCTCTAAAGGATAGAGAATTTGACCACCTTCAGCAAGCTTAGCAAAAAGTTCATCAGCTTCTTCTCTACTGTCTGGGCTCAGAACCAACCATTGATTGGGCTGGTGATTGCTAGGAATAGATAGGTCGTTAAAAATGCCTACATCTTCACCATTCAGGGTTAAGTTTTCCGTATCTAAGGCAATCCAAGCAAGCTTATCCCGTTTTTCTGCAGGAAGGTCAGCTGGACCCATCATCTCACTGGCTCGGACAAGTCCCTTAATCTCTGTCTGAAAAAGGTCAGCATAAAAACGAAAAGCTTCTTCGGCCTGACCATTAAAACTTAAAAACACGTCTAATTTCATTATTGTTCCTCCAATTTTATATATCTGAGAATAAATCTCTAGTATCAGTTTATCAATTAAGATAAAAATTTTCTTATTCTCAATTGCGCTTGTTTGGCTAGAGAGCGCATGATTAAAACTGGAAGATTAACTGTAATAGGGGGATCGCTGGGCAAGGGCCTGCGCATGCTGATTTCCTCTTGATAGATGCTATCGCCTGCAAAAATGAGAGGCTCATCGCTGCCCCAGCGAAAGTTATGCTTCAAGATATAGTTTTTAGACAGGCGTAAATCCTCCAGCAATTCACAGGCCAAAAGATAGTAGCGACCATCTGGTACATTTTCAAAAGTAAACTGTCTCTCCTGACTTAGTGCCACTCCGATAACTGGCTCTTCTTTAGGTATGCGGGTTTTAAAAAGCCCAATACAGCTAAGGCGCGGTTCATAGCCCTCAGGATAAGATAGCGCCACAGTCAATCGATTGCCACTTTTACAGTCGGGATCCTGATGCAATAAAGCTCCCTTCTCATCCAGCTGTTTTACCATAAAATCATAAGCCTTGGTTGATTCTTGGTAGTATTTTTTAGGCGAGAGTCCAGTATGCCGCTTAAAAGTATTGGAAAAACTGCCTAGACTATCATAACCAGCTTCCATAGATGTCTCGGTCACATTTTGCCGGCTTTCTACAATCTCCTGAATCCCTTTTTCCATCTTAAGAGCTTCCACATATTGCTTGATAGAAAATCCCATCTTTTTCTTGAAAGTTCTGGATAGATGGAAAGGACTATAATGGAAATGCTCAGCCAAATCGGTCAGACTCAGCTCTTCATCTGCATGCTGACGCAGATAGGCTGCCACTTCTTCCATGATAGCTTTAGACATAGACCTGCTCCTTTCCCATTTATTTAAGCTCATTATATCACATCAAAAAGAAAGGACAAAAAATCAAAACCGAAGAAAGAAAATCAGAAATCAAGTGATACTCCGCGAGATGCCCCAAGAACATGAGGAAATAGTCTGCTTTCCCAAATCTCTGTCCAACAAACCTTTTACCTGTAGATAAATGATGAAAAAAACTTTAGACGTTTGAATCGCCTAAAGTTTTTAGTTTTTCTTAGGAATTTAGAAACTTGCCTTACCATCAAAAATAGTCAGCTTATGCAAATTTTCTATGCCTGCAATAATGGGTCTAGCTTTTGCAATGAGATTTTGAAAAACTTCCAAGGTCAGACTGTCATTGTGAGCTTGCTCGCTCTCCCAAACTTCGTAAATATAGATGCTGTTGGGTTCATCTGCTTTCTCTCCTAAGATATAGCAGAAACAAGTATCAAGATTTTGCATTTCTTTGACAACTTCTTGCATATAAGCAGCAAGTTCCTGCGCCTTCCCTTCTTTGGCAATTAATTTACCATAAACGCAAAATTTTTCCATTAGGATCTCTCCTTATTACTGAACTACCAACGTTTCCAAGCTTTCACCGATAGCAGCTAAGCGCTCCACCACTTCTGCTTGTGTCAATTCATTTTCTGAAACATAGCGGTTGCGTGGGTGAACACGACACTCGTGTGAGCATCCACGAAGGTACTTGTCTTCATTTTCTTCTGATGTTAGGATACGACGGTTACAGAAGGGATTTCCACAGTTGACATAACGTTCACATGGTGTTCCATCAAACCAGTCTTTCCCTACGATGGTTGGGTTAACATGGTTAACATCAACGGCGATACGCTCGTCAAAGACGTACATTTTCCCATCCCAAAGTTCACCTTGGACTTCTGGGTCTTTACCGTAAGTTGCGATTCCTCCGTGCAATTGACCGACATCTTTGTAGCCTTCACGGACCATCCAGCCTGAGAATTTCTCACAGCGAACGCCACCTGTACAGTAAACCACGACACGCTTGTCCATGAATTTTTCCTTGTTGTCACGGACCCATTGTGGCAACTCACGGAAGTTGCGGATGTCTGGGCGGATAGCCCCACGGAAAT
This window harbors:
- a CDS encoding helix-turn-helix transcriptional regulator → MSKAIMEEVAAYLRQHADEELSLTDLAEHFHYSPFHLSRTFKKKMGFSIKQYVEALKMEKGIQEIVESRQNVTETSMEAGYDSLGSFSNTFKRHTGLSPKKYYQESTKAYDFMVKQLDEKGALLHQDPDCKSGNRLTVALSYPEGYEPRLSCIGLFKTRIPKEEPVIGVALSQERQFTFENVPDGRYYLLACELLEDLRLSKNYILKHNFRWGSDEPLIFAGDSIYQEEISMRRPLPSDPPITVNLPVLIMRSLAKQAQLRIRKFLS
- the trhO gene encoding oxygen-dependent tRNA uridine(34) hydroxylase TrhO, with protein sequence MAKDIRVLLYYLYTPIENAEQFAADHLAFCKSIGLKGRILVADEGINGTVSGDYETTQKYMDYVHSLPGMEDLWFKIDEENEQAFKKMFVRYKKEIVHLGLEDNDFDNDINPLETTGAYLSPKEFKEALLDEDTVVLDTRNDYEYDLGHFRGAIRPDIRNFRELPQWVRDNKEKFMDKRVVVYCTGGVRCEKFSGWMVREGYKDVGQLHGGIATYGKDPEVQGELWDGKMYVFDERIAVDVNHVNPTIVGKDWFDGTPCERYVNCGNPFCNRRILTSEENEDKYLRGCSHECRVHPRNRYVSENELTQAEVVERLAAIGESLETLVVQ
- a CDS encoding DUF1700 domain-containing protein, translating into MTRTDYLTQLETYLHKLPEADRIEAMDYFKELFDDAGSEGEEELIASLGTPKEAAHDVLSNLLDKKVNEAPAQKNDRQLLHIALLALLAAPIGIPVGIAIILTIIGLFIAAASVILAFFTVSVTGILLGGLFIIESFSVLVEAKSAFILIFGAGLLAIGASSLVLLGISYVARFFGLLVVRLVQWILKKGKRGDRHA
- a CDS encoding VOC family protein; this translates as MKLDVFLSFNGQAEEAFRFYADLFQTEIKGLVRASEMMGPADLPAEKRDKLAWIALDTENLTLNGEDVGIFNDLSIPSNHQPNQWLVLSPDSREEADELFAKLAEGGQILYPLEEQAFAEFYGRLIDRFGIGWDVMK
- a CDS encoding polysaccharide biosynthesis protein yields the protein MNKKLADYVIDLVEILNKQQKQVFWGIFDILSMVVSIIVSYILFYGLINPAPVDYVIYTLLAFFFYQIMIAFWGLNASISRYSKITDFMKIFFGVTFSSVLSYGICYAFLPLFSIRFIVLFILLSTFLILLPRITWQLIYSKRKKGSGDGEHRRTFLIGAGDGGALFMNSYQHPTSELELVGILDNDEKKKGQKLGGIPVLGSYDNLPELAKRHQIERVIVAIPSLDPSEYERILQMCNKLGVKCYKMPKVETVVQGLHQPGGGSGFQKIDITDLLGRQEIRLDESRLGSELTGKTILVTGAGGSIGSEICRQVSRFNPERVILLGHGENSIYLVYHELIRTFQGIDYVPVIADIQDYDRLLQVFEQYKPAIVYHAAAHKHVPMMERNPKEAFKNNILGTYNVANAVDEAKVPKMVMISTDKAVNPPNVMGATKRVAELIVTGFNQRSKSTYCAVRFGNVLGSRGSVIPVFERQIAEGGPVTVTDFRMTRYFMTIPEASRLVIHAGAYAKDGEVFILDMGKPVKIYDLAKKMVLLSGHTESEIPIVEVGIRPGEKLYEELLVSTELVDNQVMDKIFVGKVNVMPLEAINQKIEEFRSLSGDELKEAIISFANETTHAE
- a CDS encoding TfoX/Sxy family protein produces the protein MAYSESLAQQVRAILATELPPHVFEEEVEEKKMFGGLAFMVRGKMAVTVSSRSQELVMVRIGKEMEKQVLSKNGASVTLMKGRLYHGYIDLDGEAQKELSYWIGLALSYNQELTQQDKSKKSSE
- a CDS encoding DUF6574 domain-containing protein, with the translated sequence MTQEWFESADLEKKSAQTKSEIQPDQPETSDTVETEPQASQETPISPKESETHEEEAPETIEETQTEEEGEGKAEEEHKQEKPAKEKSILSKALESPYIPDIDPRKTARFKEEIALFWTWLLDAIQEPTTSKNTDQKHRYSVFALLTLLSSINLFFSIYHIKHLYYGYMASIANSLPNQLPPLNLFAGLSILVASALFYFSIILGGFTVRRVLDQESDFTFQEAFDRYSRLFAIPLVLTALASFFALFGGLRFAGILTLLSMAIFALGNLFVISKPSKTSSLDPFYRFLLAVLLDGAILLPFFIAELALTVDYLRILTFF
- a CDS encoding DUF4097 family beta strand repeat-containing protein; this translates as MRKLTKGFLIFGVVSTILGFIMIIVGAQSNGIQSLLAMSKDPVYDSRIEEVTFGSEVEKLDLTLEEHSLTITESVDDKIHISYHPSVSGRHDLTTGMSDKTLTVTDKQASQHRFLGSGIEGLLRIASSYSHRFDEVVLSLPKGRKLQAITVSANRGQTNIRQANLENATIKTKGYLLRLTESSIKNSTLTTPHIINIFDTELTDSQVKTEGGHIYAENIQVHGKVELEAHSTLTLILSQKETDRINLEISSQHGGIYRQPKEEHRGQKENVLANPYKTEKADVKDLLIAKANQDIYLPKEEHSAPSRNH
- a CDS encoding PadR family transcriptional regulator, with product MYFPTSSALIEFLILAVLEQGDSYGYEISQTIKLIANIKESTLYPILKKLEASGFLTTYSREFQGRMRKYYSLTNRGVEQLVTLKEEWTLYTETVNGIIEGSIRHDKN
- a CDS encoding putative quinol monooxygenase; the encoded protein is MEKFCVYGKLIAKEGKAQELAAYMQEVVKEMQNLDTCFCYILGEKADEPNSIYIYEVWESEQAHNDSLTLEVFQNLIAKARPIIAGIENLHKLTIFDGKASF
- a CDS encoding DUF4299 family protein, producing the protein MAKTFFIPNKDSILGQQEVLTAKSILALVEGLESHSYDAVYLRQPLNRLEYMECGIVGQSQFLFKINYADSRKGYQVVIPDFLTREDWEIVEALLQALSNKLGEAVEGLEDFDFEAYFRQIVQNYLADKAARLVYCQGLLAPIYLNKEYLESFLVEDGLARFEELVKKVQGSDAYLASVKFYPDAQGKVHGIYHLAQGVKTILPKEPFVPAPYTEQLAGKELVWEIDLVKISGDGSKAEDYEAIVRLDYEKFLESLPKAFYQQIDANQLEVQAILGQDFEGLATIK
- a CDS encoding CynX/NimT family MFS transporter, with product MKKQSLFFVLGIVLIGTVLRSPFTALPTILGDIAQGLGVEVSSLGILTSLPLLMFALLSTFTSRLAQKIGLEHLFTYCLLLLTIGSVIRIFNLPLLYLGTLIIGASIAIFNVLLPSMIQANQPQKISFLTTLYVTAMGISTAIASYLSVPITQASSWKGLILVLSFLCLVTLLVWFPNHRHNHYLEGQKENQVKENILKSKDVWAIIIFGGLQSLLFYTSMTWLPTMAVSAGISNSDAALLASIFSLISIPFSMTVPSLTTRLSDGHRRIMLAIISIAGMIGIAMLLYPANNFLYWLVVHLLIGTACSALFPYLMVCFSLKTSSPEKTAQLSGLAQTGGYILAAFGPTLFGYSFDMFQSWVPAVLALLIIDIIMTISLFMVDRADKIL
- a CDS encoding glycosyltransferase; the protein is MSEKQKISVLMSVYVKENPTFLRDAIKSVQNQTLKPSELVLVEDGPLTPELYQVLDEVEAQSEIPVKRCPLEENQGLGLALRYGVLQCQYDIIARMDTDDIAVPDRFEKQVQLMEQENLDLLGGHIAEFIDNPDEIVSYRRVPTRHADIVAYQRMRSAFNHMTVMFKKDMVLKAGNYEDGLYMEDDLLWLNMIAAGAKIGNLDQILCQVRVGAGMFERRGGLRYLKLYRQARQRMLERGQISYMEYAKSIAIQAIVALCPGFVRQFIFVKLLRKSK